Part of the Pirellulales bacterium genome is shown below.
GAACACGCTGTTCGAGCGATCGTGCCGCGCGCCGCTGGTCATCGCAGCGCCCGGCATGAAGGGCGGGCAGGTGAGTCGCTCGCTGGTCGAATTCATCGACCTGTATCCGACCATTGTCGAGCTTTGCCAACTCACCCCGCCGCACACGCTCTCCGGTCAGAGTTTGACGCCGATCCTCGCCGACCCCGCCGCGACGATCAAAGACTCGGCCTTCACGCTCGTCACGCGCGGCCCGAAACTGCACGCACAAAGCGTGCGCACCAGCCGCTGGCGATTGACGCAGTGGAGTGACGGGTCACGCGAGCTATACGATCATGACAACGACGCGGAGGAGAACTACAACGTGGCGAAAGCCAATCCTGCCGTCGTCGAAGATCTCGCCGCCCGTTTGAAAACGCTGCCGCCTTACCCGGCGACGCCGTAAAGCCAAGCTTTGCTCACACGCTTCGCTAGCCCGACTCGGCTCGCCGGGCCCACGAGCCGGGCCTGCGGCGAGATCTGCCACTAGCCGCATCATGTGTCGCTCTCCGGGCGGCTGTCATTTCGAGGTTCACCAGTCAATTCGAGGCGGTGCAAGACACCGGTTCGATCGGAAGCAGCTTTTGCTTCTAGCGGCTTGGCAGGTCGCATTCGCAGGTGCGGTCGTCTAAACTACGGTGCGTTCCGCCGACGCTGCCATCCTAACCTGTACCGATAAGGTGCGCCATGAGTGCGAAAGCAATTCTCGCTGCCGCTGCGGTCACCGTCTGCATTCAGCTCACCGCTACGGCTAACTATGCGGCTGCTCTGCAAAAGAAGCCTAATATCCTCGTGATCTTCGGCGATGATATTGGGATCACCAACATCAGCGCCTATAGCGACGGTCTCATGGGCTTCGAGACGCCAAATATTGACCGTCTCGCGAGTCAAGGCTTGAGGTTTCTCCATTACTACGCGGAGCAGTCCTGCACGGCCGGCCGGGCATCGTTTCTGACTGGACAGCACGGCATCCGCACCGGCCTGACCAAGGTCGGATTCCCCGGCGCGCCGATGGGGATGAGCCAACTCGATCCCTCGATCGGCGGCCTACTCAAGAGCCTTGGCTATGCCACCGGCCAGTTCGGCAAAAACCACGTCGGTGATCGAAACGAGACGCTGCCGACCGTCAACGGGTTCGACGAATTTTTCGGCAACCTCTATCATCTCAACGC
Proteins encoded:
- a CDS encoding sulfatase/phosphatase domain-containing protein, encoding NTLFERSCRAPLVIAAPGMKGGQVSRSLVEFIDLYPTIVELCQLTPPHTLSGQSLTPILADPAATIKDSAFTLVTRGPKLHAQSVRTSRWRLTQWSDGSRELYDHDNDAEENYNVAKANPAVVEDLAARLKTLPPYPATP